A portion of the Clostridium gelidum genome contains these proteins:
- a CDS encoding beta-galactosidase — translation MEKLLFGVAYYDEYMPYDRLNEDIKMMKSANINVVRIAESTWSSVEPQNGEFDFKHIDRVIDAMEEAGISVIIGTPTYAIPTWLVSECPEALAVTKSGQGVYGTRQNMDITNPTYLFYAERVIRKIMDRVSKRKCVIGYQLDNETKHYDTAGSNVQHLFIKYLRKKFPNINDLNDEFGLAYWSNRINSWEDFPNVLGTINGSLGAEFEKFQRTLVNKFLSWQSDIVNEYKRENQFVTQNFDFEWRGYSFGVQPKVNHFEASKCLTIAGVDIYHPTQDYLTGTEISFGGDMTRSLKNDNYLVLETEAQGFEHWVPYDGQLRLQAFSHVASGANSVMYWHWHSIHNSAETYWKGLLSHDFKENPTYNESKIIGDEFNRFGDKLVNLKKKNDVAILVSNEALTAIEWFSWTLDFKYNDVVRWVYDELYKMNVGCDFINPDSEDIEKYKLIVAPALYSAPSDLLNKLNSYVKNGGNLVVTFKSAFTNENVKVSHNDQPNIINKCLGVTYNQFTKPDKVSLKGHDFKVSDEENEVSHWMELLKITTAETIAYYDHPNWGKYSAITKNHYGEGIATYIGCFANKAILKEVLIEVLKEANLFGQEQQYNFPIIIKSGYNSENKKIVYYFNYSCEKKEIEYSHNEGIELTKNQPIKKGEKVVLKPWGLIIVEENK, via the coding sequence CAGGCATTAGTGTGATTATTGGAACACCTACGTATGCAATACCAACATGGCTTGTATCTGAATGTCCTGAAGCACTGGCAGTTACCAAGAGTGGACAAGGCGTTTATGGAACAAGACAAAACATGGACATAACTAATCCAACATACCTATTTTATGCAGAGAGGGTCATTAGAAAAATTATGGACAGGGTAAGCAAGAGAAAATGTGTTATAGGGTATCAGCTTGATAATGAAACTAAACACTATGACACAGCTGGTTCTAATGTGCAACATTTGTTTATTAAATATTTAAGAAAGAAATTCCCAAATATAAATGATTTAAATGATGAATTTGGATTAGCTTATTGGAGTAATAGAATTAATTCATGGGAAGACTTCCCTAATGTTCTTGGAACTATAAATGGAAGTCTTGGGGCAGAATTTGAAAAATTCCAAAGAACTCTTGTAAATAAATTTTTAAGCTGGCAATCTGATATTGTAAATGAATATAAAAGAGAAAATCAATTTGTAACTCAAAACTTTGATTTTGAATGGAGAGGATATTCTTTTGGAGTTCAACCTAAAGTAAATCATTTTGAAGCATCAAAGTGTTTAACTATTGCAGGTGTTGACATATATCATCCAACTCAAGATTATTTAACTGGAACTGAAATCTCTTTTGGTGGTGATATGACAAGATCCCTTAAAAATGATAATTATCTTGTTTTGGAAACAGAGGCTCAAGGATTTGAACATTGGGTACCTTATGATGGACAACTTAGATTACAAGCTTTTAGTCATGTAGCTTCAGGAGCAAATTCTGTTATGTATTGGCATTGGCATTCTATTCATAATTCAGCTGAAACTTATTGGAAAGGTCTTTTAAGTCATGACTTTAAAGAAAATCCTACATATAATGAATCAAAGATTATTGGGGATGAATTTAATAGATTTGGAGATAAGCTTGTAAATTTAAAGAAGAAAAATGATGTGGCTATTCTTGTAAGTAATGAAGCATTAACTGCAATTGAATGGTTTAGCTGGACATTAGATTTTAAATATAATGATGTTGTAAGATGGGTATATGATGAATTATACAAAATGAATGTAGGCTGTGACTTTATTAATCCTGATTCTGAGGATATAGAAAAATATAAATTAATTGTAGCTCCAGCTTTATATTCAGCACCTAGTGATTTACTTAATAAATTAAATTCATATGTTAAAAATGGTGGTAATTTAGTTGTTACCTTTAAGAGCGCATTTACAAATGAAAATGTAAAAGTTAGCCACAATGACCAACCTAACATAATAAATAAATGTCTTGGAGTTACTTATAATCAATTTACAAAGCCAGACAAAGTTTCTTTAAAAGGACATGACTTTAAGGTATCAGACGAAGAAAATGAAGTTTCCCATTGGATGGAATTATTAAAGATTACAACGGCTGAAACTATTGCATATTATGATCATCCAAATTGGGGAAAATATTCAGCTATAACAAAGAATCATTACGGAGAAGGAATTGCAACTTATATTGGATGTTTTGCAAATAAAGCAATTTTAAAAGAAGTTTTAATAGAGGTATTAAAAGAAGCTAATTTATTTGGACAAGAACAACAATACAATTTTCCTATTATAATTAAATCTGGTTACAATTCAGAAAATAAGAAGATAGTATATTACTTTAACTATTCTTGTGAAAAGAAAGAAATTGAGTATAGTCATAATGAAGGAATAGAATTAACTAAAAATCAGCCTATTAAAAAAGGTGAAAAAGTGGTATTAAAGCCTTGGGGTCTAATAATTGTAGAAGAAAATAAGTAA
- a CDS encoding ROK family protein — protein MKYLVLDIGGSAIKYALMTKELEFIEKGNIPTPIDNIENFVEAVGKLYDQYKDHIEGMAISMPGVLDSENGYAYTGGHLEYNGGKEIVKILQERCKVKITIENDGKCAALAEVWKGSLKNYNDGVVIVLGTGVGGGIVRDKKIHKGRNFFAGEFSFMATNINDAQKIENCWGLVNGSRALIDAAAKVKNIPVEELDGYKVFEYANNNDEDVLKVLDDFTYKLAVQIFNLQCVLDSDIFAIGGGISAQDILIEYIKKNVEKHHKIFGNFNVPKPKVVRCEFRNDANLIGALYNFIMHN, from the coding sequence ATGAAATATTTAGTTTTAGATATTGGAGGAAGTGCTATTAAATATGCACTTATGACAAAAGAATTAGAATTTATTGAAAAGGGAAATATACCAACACCTATAGATAATATAGAAAATTTCGTTGAAGCAGTTGGTAAATTATATGATCAATATAAAGATCATATAGAAGGAATGGCTATAAGTATGCCTGGAGTTTTAGATAGTGAAAATGGTTATGCTTATACAGGAGGTCATTTAGAATATAATGGTGGAAAAGAAATTGTGAAGATTTTGCAAGAAAGATGTAAAGTAAAGATTACAATAGAAAATGATGGAAAGTGTGCGGCCTTAGCAGAAGTTTGGAAAGGTAGTTTGAAAAATTATAATGATGGAGTAGTTATTGTCCTTGGAACTGGTGTAGGGGGAGGAATAGTAAGAGATAAGAAAATACATAAAGGCAGAAACTTTTTTGCAGGTGAATTTAGTTTTATGGCTACTAATATTAATGATGCTCAAAAGATTGAAAATTGCTGGGGACTTGTAAATGGTTCTAGAGCATTAATAGATGCCGCTGCAAAGGTAAAAAACATACCAGTAGAAGAATTAGATGGATATAAAGTATTTGAGTATGCAAATAATAATGATGAAGATGTTCTTAAAGTATTAGATGATTTTACGTATAAATTGGCAGTTCAAATTTTCAATTTACAATGTGTTTTAGACTCAGACATATTTGCAATTGGTGGAGGAATAAGTGCTCAAGATATATTGATAGAATATATTAAAAAGAATGTAGAGAAACATCATAAAATCTTTGGAAATTTTAATGTTCCAAAACCTAAAGTGGTTAGATGTGAATTTAGAAATGATGCTAATCTTATAGGTGCTTTATACAATTTTATAATGCATAATTAA
- a CDS encoding polysaccharide deacetylase family protein yields MTWKKKRIGINLILLLLLIAISIGVNKTTQVIGNTHEEEPIYCVDTNDKVVSLTFDVNWTEKDNLEVILNILKKYNVKGTFFIMGGWVNFSEENVNKLKLIKEGGHEIGNHSYKHPQFTKIGADKMKEEIDKTNDIIEKYTGEKPKLFRFPSGDYNKDAFLKVRNLGYMAIQWNVDSIDWKEASAETEYNRVMKNVKPGSIILFHNAKYTPDNIDRIIKELRDKGYEFKTVGEMIYFEDYNIDNQGIQHKVKLDSAS; encoded by the coding sequence GTGACATGGAAGAAAAAGAGGATAGGCATAAATTTAATTTTATTATTGTTATTAATAGCTATATCTATTGGAGTTAATAAAACTACTCAGGTTATTGGAAATACACATGAAGAAGAACCTATATATTGTGTTGATACAAATGATAAAGTAGTTAGCTTAACTTTTGATGTAAATTGGACAGAAAAAGATAATTTAGAAGTAATATTAAACATATTAAAGAAATATAATGTAAAAGGAACATTCTTCATAATGGGTGGATGGGTGAATTTCAGTGAAGAGAATGTGAATAAGCTAAAGTTAATAAAAGAAGGGGGGCATGAAATAGGAAATCATAGTTATAAGCATCCGCAGTTCACAAAAATTGGAGCGGATAAAATGAAGGAAGAAATAGATAAAACTAATGACATTATTGAGAAATATACAGGCGAAAAACCTAAGCTATTTAGATTTCCAAGTGGAGATTATAATAAAGATGCTTTTTTGAAGGTAAGAAACTTAGGATATATGGCTATACAATGGAATGTTGATTCTATTGATTGGAAGGAAGCTTCAGCTGAAACAGAATATAACAGAGTAATGAAGAATGTTAAGCCTGGATCTATTATTCTTTTTCATAATGCAAAATATACTCCAGACAATATAGATAGGATTATAAAAGAGCTAAGAGACAAGGGTTATGAGTTTAAAACTGTAGGTGAAATGATATATTTTGAAGACTATAATATTGACAATCAAGGAATTCAACATAAAGTAAAACTTGATTCAGCAAGCTGA
- a CDS encoding single-stranded DNA-binding protein: MDNLMLNNKIYLEGKVTSGLEFSHEMYGEGFYTFDLDVMRLSDSVDTLNITVSERLLSDIKLEEGIDVIVEGQLRSYNKFIDGSNKLILTVFARNIEPCLERSKNPNEIFLDGYICKEPIYRTTPFGREIADVLLAVNRAYNKSDYIPTIAWGRNSRFCQTLSVGDNIKVWGRLQSREYQKKVSDSEVIRKIAYEVSISKMERAQKEEIAGEEGAV; encoded by the coding sequence ATGGATAATTTAATGCTAAATAACAAGATTTACCTTGAGGGTAAAGTAACATCTGGATTAGAGTTTAGCCATGAAATGTATGGAGAAGGGTTCTATACTTTTGATTTAGATGTAATGAGATTAAGTGACTCAGTAGATACACTAAATATTACTGTTTCAGAAAGACTGCTTAGTGATATTAAGCTAGAGGAAGGCATAGACGTAATTGTAGAAGGACAACTAAGATCTTATAATAAATTTATAGATGGATCTAATAAGCTTATACTTACTGTTTTTGCAAGGAATATCGAACCATGCTTGGAAAGAAGCAAGAATCCTAATGAAATATTCTTAGATGGATATATATGTAAGGAACCTATTTACAGAACAACACCGTTTGGACGTGAAATTGCAGATGTACTTTTGGCTGTAAATAGAGCATATAATAAATCAGATTATATTCCTACTATTGCATGGGGACGAAATTCAAGGTTTTGCCAAACTTTAAGTGTTGGTGATAATATTAAGGTTTGGGGAAGACTTCAAAGTAGAGAATACCAAAAAAAGGTATCGGACAGTGAAGTAATAAGAAAAATAGCATATGAAGTTTCAATTTCAAAGATGGAAAGAGCTCAAAAAGAAGAGATAGCAGGAGAAGAAGGAGCAGTATAA
- the dapD gene encoding 2,3,4,5-tetrahydropyridine-2,6-dicarboxylate N-acetyltransferase: MSYNLTDPYEIARFIKESKKSTPVKVYVNGDLSNAEMNDVEWYGSSGFYILMGESDSITKIVLDNKHLIKHFRIENDRRNSAVPMLDLLEVDARIEPGAIIRDKVIIGKNAIVMMGAVINIGAEIGDGTMVDMNAVVGARGKLGKNVHLGAGAVVAGVLEPPSKEPCMIGDNVLIGANSVILEGVKIGAGSVVAAGSVVTTDVPENVVVAGSPAKIIKSVDDKTKDKTQIMDDLRK; encoded by the coding sequence ATGTCATATAATTTAACAGATCCTTATGAAATTGCTAGATTTATTAAGGAATCAAAAAAATCAACTCCAGTAAAAGTTTATGTTAATGGAGATTTAAGCAATGCAGAAATGAATGATGTAGAATGGTATGGTTCAAGCGGATTTTATATACTAATGGGAGAATCTGATTCTATAACTAAAATAGTTTTAGATAACAAACACCTTATTAAACACTTTAGAATAGAAAATGACAGAAGAAATTCTGCAGTTCCTATGCTAGATTTACTTGAAGTGGATGCAAGAATTGAACCAGGTGCTATCATAAGAGATAAAGTTATCATTGGTAAAAATGCTATAGTAATGATGGGTGCTGTAATTAACATTGGAGCTGAAATCGGTGATGGAACTATGGTTGATATGAACGCTGTAGTTGGTGCACGTGGAAAATTAGGTAAGAATGTTCACTTAGGTGCTGGTGCTGTCGTAGCTGGAGTATTAGAACCACCAAGTAAAGAACCTTGCATGATTGGTGACAATGTTTTAATTGGTGCTAACTCTGTAATTCTTGAAGGCGTTAAAATCGGCGCTGGCTCTGTTGTAGCTGCTGGTTCTGTAGTTACAACGGATGTTCCAGAGAATGTTGTTGTTGCAGGCAGTCCTGCTAAAATAATTAAATCAGTAGATGATAAAACAAAAGACAAAACTCAAATTATGGATGATTTAAGAAAATAG
- a CDS encoding pyridoxal phosphate-dependent aminotransferase translates to MNKQVEKVQISGIRRFAEKVKNVDGAISLTIGQPDFCVPEKVSEAMINAIKTNKTTYTSNAGIDELREEICTYLKTFEIEYSKDEICVTVGGSEGLYSVLFALMNKGDKILIPGPAYPAYENISIMIGAEVVNYGLNENFTLNINEIRAKLKNEDIKYLILSFPSNPTGAILSKEQRDELVELIKEKDIIVITDEMYSAIIFDDYYSVAQAKEIKDKIIYVSGFSKIFSMTGLRIGYVACPEKYMKEIIKVHQYGVSCAPSISQYGALEGLKSSLEDVEHMRKKFERRKDYCMNRLKQLNLEVAEPRGAFYIFPSIKKFNMISEEFCEKLLNEGKLACVPGTAFGELGEGYMRISYCYSDETLKEAFDRLGNFLKSNFPNY, encoded by the coding sequence ATGAATAAACAAGTTGAGAAAGTTCAAATCTCTGGAATAAGAAGATTTGCAGAAAAGGTTAAAAATGTAGATGGGGCAATTTCATTAACTATTGGTCAGCCAGATTTTTGCGTACCAGAGAAGGTATCAGAAGCAATGATCAATGCTATTAAGACTAATAAAACAACATATACATCAAATGCAGGGATCGATGAGCTTAGAGAAGAAATATGTACATATTTGAAGACATTTGAGATTGAATACAGTAAAGACGAAATATGTGTAACTGTTGGAGGTAGCGAAGGATTATATTCAGTATTGTTTGCTTTAATGAATAAAGGGGATAAGATTTTAATACCAGGTCCTGCTTATCCTGCTTATGAAAATATTTCAATAATGATAGGTGCAGAAGTTGTAAATTATGGATTAAATGAAAATTTTACATTAAATATAAATGAAATAAGAGCAAAATTAAAAAATGAAGATATAAAATATTTAATTCTTTCGTTTCCTTCAAATCCCACAGGAGCAATTTTATCTAAAGAGCAAAGGGATGAACTTGTTGAATTAATAAAAGAGAAGGATATTATAGTAATAACTGATGAAATGTACTCAGCTATAATTTTTGATGATTATTATTCAGTAGCTCAAGCAAAAGAAATAAAAGATAAAATTATATATGTAAGTGGATTTTCAAAAATATTTTCTATGACAGGACTTAGAATTGGGTACGTTGCATGTCCAGAAAAATACATGAAAGAAATAATTAAAGTGCATCAATATGGAGTATCTTGTGCTCCTTCAATATCGCAATATGGTGCTCTTGAAGGACTAAAAAGTTCATTAGAAGATGTTGAGCATATGAGAAAGAAATTTGAAAGAAGAAAAGATTATTGCATGAATAGATTAAAACAACTTAATTTAGAAGTTGCAGAACCTAGGGGAGCGTTTTATATATTCCCCTCAATTAAAAAGTTTAATATGATTTCAGAAGAATTCTGCGAAAAATTATTAAATGAAGGAAAATTAGCTTGTGTACCAGGTACAGCGTTTGGAGAACTGGGAGAAGGATATATGAGAATATCATATTGCTATTCGGATGAAACTTTAAAAGAAGCATTTGATAGACTTGGAAATTTCTTAAAATCAAATTTTCCAAATTATTAA
- the ppnP gene encoding pyrimidine/purine nucleoside phosphorylase, with amino-acid sequence MNEFKNVTAVKKANVYFDGKVTSRTVIFEDGERKTLGIMLPGDYEFGTGDKEIMEILGGSMDVKLPGSNKFVTYKEGESFEVPANSKFSLVVKEVADYCCSYIKE; translated from the coding sequence ATGAATGAATTTAAAAATGTCACAGCAGTAAAAAAAGCAAATGTATATTTTGATGGAAAGGTTACTAGTAGAACAGTAATATTTGAAGATGGTGAAAGAAAAACCTTGGGAATTATGTTACCAGGGGATTATGAATTTGGCACAGGGGATAAAGAAATAATGGAAATTTTAGGCGGTTCAATGGATGTTAAGTTACCAGGAAGCAATAAGTTTGTTACATATAAAGAAGGGGAAAGTTTTGAAGTTCCAGCAAATTCTAAGTTTAGTTTAGTAGTAAAAGAAGTAGCAGATTATTGCTGTTCTTATATTAAAGAATAG
- a CDS encoding ferritin family protein — MANTFNGLEMLKIAILMEEEGRDFYTNGAKYTTGKLKDFLLATAGQEFIHKEKFLTLYNNLASKKDENYDYLFDAEVTSYLKSLIDNKVFNKETPPEDAFKDYKTAIEYAIKSEQLTVEVYTKMYEGIVEGEVKELLSTLIDEEKTHIDEFSKLL; from the coding sequence ATGGCAAACACATTTAATGGATTAGAAATGCTTAAGATTGCAATATTAATGGAGGAAGAAGGAAGAGATTTCTACACTAATGGTGCAAAATATACAACAGGAAAATTAAAAGATTTTTTATTAGCTACAGCAGGACAAGAATTTATACATAAAGAAAAATTTTTAACACTTTACAATAATTTAGCAAGTAAAAAAGATGAAAATTATGATTATCTTTTTGACGCTGAAGTAACTTCTTATTTAAAGTCTTTAATTGATAATAAAGTTTTTAATAAAGAAACACCTCCTGAAGATGCTTTTAAAGATTATAAAACTGCTATAGAATATGCAATAAAATCAGAACAGCTTACAGTAGAAGTTTATACAAAAATGTATGAAGGAATTGTAGAAGGTGAAGTTAAGGAATTACTTAGTACATTAATAGATGAAGAAAAAACTCATATTGATGAGTTTTCGAAACTTTTATAA
- the sppA gene encoding signal peptide peptidase SppA, translating into MNKKQIIGLIAASVAFVFISVASVITKTVSENMSNKNETKSLESILLSDKVTLPDKDFVGVVKVEGTIADVAKSSSMFSNPQSYNHKKTLKYIDSMMESKNNKGIILYVNSPGGGVYESDELYLKLKEYKEKTGHPIWTYMASQACSGGYYISMATDKIYANRNTWTGSIGVIVSSTNVKGLYDKLGIKEIDITSGTNKAMGSPGIEMTDEHREILQSLVNEAYEQFAGVVAEGRKMDINKVKPIADGRIYSAKQALDLGLIDNVDTYETMQKNMLDTVGKDVEIFTPENKANVLSSLFEKAENLKPKSDAQVISEHLEKEGNGGLMYYAETK; encoded by the coding sequence ATGAATAAAAAACAAATTATCGGGTTGATAGCTGCGTCTGTTGCATTTGTATTTATTAGTGTAGCAAGTGTTATCACAAAAACAGTTTCAGAAAATATGTCAAATAAAAATGAAACAAAATCTTTAGAGTCAATCTTACTTTCTGATAAAGTTACATTACCGGATAAAGATTTTGTTGGAGTAGTTAAAGTAGAAGGCACCATTGCGGATGTAGCAAAGTCTTCGAGTATGTTTTCAAATCCACAGTCATATAATCATAAAAAAACATTGAAATATATTGATTCTATGATGGAATCAAAAAATAATAAGGGTATTATTTTATATGTTAATAGTCCTGGTGGCGGTGTTTATGAAAGTGATGAACTTTATTTAAAGTTAAAGGAATATAAAGAAAAAACAGGACATCCTATCTGGACATATATGGCATCACAAGCATGCTCAGGTGGATATTATATATCCATGGCTACTGATAAGATATATGCTAACAGAAATACATGGACAGGTTCCATTGGAGTAATTGTATCATCAACTAATGTAAAAGGTTTATATGATAAGCTGGGAATTAAGGAAATAGACATTACAAGTGGAACTAATAAGGCAATGGGATCTCCAGGAATAGAGATGACAGATGAACACCGTGAAATTTTACAAAGCTTAGTTAATGAAGCTTATGAACAATTTGCAGGTGTTGTAGCAGAAGGAAGAAAAATGGACATAAACAAAGTTAAACCTATTGCAGATGGACGTATATATTCTGCTAAACAAGCTTTAGATTTAGGATTAATTGACAATGTTGATACTTATGAAACTATGCAAAAAAATATGTTAGATACTGTAGGTAAAGATGTAGAAATATTTACTCCAGAGAACAAAGCAAATGTTTTATCATCATTATTTGAAAAAGCAGAAAATTTAAAACCTAAATCAGATGCACAGGTAATTTCTGAACACTTAGAAAAAGAAGGTAATGGAGGTTTGATGTATTATGCTGAAACAAAATAA
- a CDS encoding RDD family protein — MLKQNKEDILYAGFFVRLSAYIIDCIIVGIALLIIRIPKFIIYMMNPEIFFVKPILFEFSIFDIVIYILGLTYFVLMTYYCGGTLGKKLFKLKVCKNTDEKLSLFTVIYRESIGRYLSALILFIGYIMIGVDSKKRALHDILSDTLVVYNIEPIYDSNNDNDNNDIRFN, encoded by the coding sequence ATGCTGAAACAAAATAAAGAAGATATATTATATGCAGGTTTTTTCGTACGACTATCCGCATATATAATTGATTGTATTATTGTGGGCATAGCATTACTGATTATAAGAATACCTAAATTTATCATATATATGATGAATCCAGAAATATTTTTTGTAAAACCTATCTTATTTGAATTTTCTATATTTGATATTGTCATTTATATACTAGGATTAACGTATTTTGTTTTAATGACATATTATTGTGGTGGAACACTCGGAAAAAAATTATTTAAACTTAAAGTATGTAAGAATACAGATGAAAAATTATCTTTATTTACTGTAATTTATCGTGAAAGTATTGGAAGATATTTAAGTGCGTTGATATTATTTATTGGATATATAATGATTGGAGTAGATTCAAAAAAACGTGCACTTCATGATATATTGAGTGATACTTTAGTAGTTTATAATATAGAGCCTATATATGATTCTAATAATGATAATGATAATAATGATATCAGGTTCAACTAA
- a CDS encoding HAD family hydrolase has translation MENDIDVIFFDLFFTLITPQYNDVRNENDVLGITKEEWEKYAEDNELYLDRATGREKNPQKIIESIVGKIDIKVSEGQKKEILELRKERFKKSIIDVDITIIDVLLDIKKKGKKLCLISNADIIDVMNWKESPLNDLFDDTIFSYEVGYLKPQNEIYEIALKKMNTIPQKCIFVGDGGSDELKGAKELGMKTIQTGCLLKKETKEHNVIKNFADYYIEDFKEIINIINS, from the coding sequence ATGGAGAATGATATAGATGTTATATTTTTTGACTTATTCTTTACATTGATAACACCGCAATATAATGATGTTAGGAATGAAAATGATGTATTAGGAATAACAAAAGAAGAGTGGGAAAAATATGCGGAAGATAATGAATTATATTTAGATAGAGCAACTGGAAGAGAAAAAAATCCACAAAAGATAATTGAAAGTATTGTTGGAAAAATAGACATAAAAGTTAGCGAGGGTCAAAAAAAAGAAATTTTAGAATTAAGAAAAGAGAGATTTAAAAAATCAATAATTGATGTAGATATTACAATAATTGATGTTCTTTTAGACATAAAGAAAAAGGGGAAAAAGCTATGCTTGATTAGTAATGCAGATATAATTGATGTAATGAATTGGAAAGAATCCCCTCTGAATGATCTGTTTGATGATACAATATTTTCATATGAAGTAGGGTATTTAAAGCCTCAAAATGAAATATATGAGATTGCATTAAAGAAAATGAATACTATTCCACAAAAATGTATTTTTGTTGGAGACGGTGGCTCTGATGAATTAAAAGGTGCAAAAGAATTAGGAATGAAAACTATACAAACAGGATGCTTATTAAAAAAAGAAACTAAAGAACATAATGTGATAAAAAATTTTGCAGATTATTATATAGAAGATTTTAAAGAAATTATTAATATAATAAATTCGTAA
- a CDS encoding HD domain-containing protein, whose translation MCINCTKALKNAELATMSGMLHDIYSYAKMDTKDHAHKGATLAREILTSLQITNDDETKLICDAIYNHSEKEVVHSGFNEVLIDADVFQHCLYNPMFEIMAHEKNRYEKLKLEFGVA comes from the coding sequence TTGTGCATTAATTGCACTAAAGCGTTGAAAAATGCTGAACTTGCAACTATGTCAGGCATGCTCCACGACATATATTCGTATGCTAAAATGGACACAAAAGACCATGCACATAAAGGTGCTACATTGGCAAGAGAAATTTTGACATCATTGCAGATAACAAATGATGATGAAACTAAACTGATTTGCGATGCTATTTATAACCACAGTGAAAAAGAAGTCGTGCATTCTGGTTTTAATGAAGTTTTAATAGATGCAGATGTATTTCAACACTGCTTGTATAATCCTATGTTTGAAATCATGGCACATGAAAAAAACAGGTATGAAAAACTTAAACTTGAATTTGGCGTTGCGTAA
- a CDS encoding nucleotidyltransferase family protein — protein sequence MNPRKIISDVAHKYNLDSIGIFGSRARGDYREDSDYDIFIIGNLTLDEELALEAELEKALNKSVDIVKIREDSDRILLKNIVNDAEVIYSENHAFEKLYEFVEIFFAENSDFIHMRERDLID from the coding sequence ATGAATCCAAGAAAAATAATAAGTGATGTAGCGCATAAATATAATTTAGATTCAATTGGCATATTTGGAAGCCGTGCTAGAGGAGATTATAGAGAAGATTCAGATTATGACATTTTTATAATAGGTAATTTGACTTTAGATGAAGAATTAGCTTTAGAAGCTGAACTAGAAAAAGCATTAAATAAGAGTGTAGATATTGTGAAGATAAGAGAAGATAGTGACAGAATATTACTAAAAAATATTGTAAATGATGCAGAAGTTATTTATAGTGAAAATCATGCATTTGAAAAATTATATGAGTTTGTGGAGATATTCTTTGCTGAAAACAGTGATTTTATCCATATGAGGGAGAGAGATTTAATTGATTAA